Proteins from a single region of Thunnus albacares chromosome 16, fThuAlb1.1, whole genome shotgun sequence:
- the LOC122999949 gene encoding tripartite motif-containing protein 16-like, with amino-acid sequence MAQKGDQLDRETFSCSICLDLLKDPVTIPCGHSYCMSCIKTHWDEVDQRKIYSCPQCRQTFAPRPVLVKSTMLADIVEKLKKTGLQAAPADHCYAGPEDVACDVCTGRKLKALNSCLVCLASYCEKHLQPHFESTTFKKHKLVDPSKKLQENICSRHDEVMKIFCRTDQQSICYLCTMDEHKGHVTVSAAAERTERQRELEVSRQNIQQRIQDREKDVKLLQQEMKAVSRSADKAVEDSEKIFTELICLIQKRSSDVKQQIRSQQETEVNRVKKLQEKLKQEITELKRKDAELKQLSHTEDHTQFLHNYPSLSQLSASTDSSSINIRPLRYFEDVTAAVSELRDQLQDILREKWTNISLTVTEVDVLLPQPEPKTRAEFLKYSREITLDPNTAYTQLLLSEGNRKATSMSQKQSYSSHPDRFTGYCQVLSRESLTGRCYWEVEWRGRWGLGVGVAVAYKNISRARDSDECVFGRNNKSWSLNCNTNSYTFWFNNIQTPVSGPRSSRVGVYLDHRAGILSFYSVSETMTLLHRVQTTFTQPLYAGLRLYIGDTAELCKLK; translated from the coding sequence atggcgcAGAAAGGAGATCAGCTGGACCGAGAAACCTTCTCTTGTTCGATCTGTCTagatctactgaaggatccggtgactattccctgtggacacagctactgcatgagctgtattaaaacacactgGGATGAAGTGGATCAGAggaagatctacagctgccctcagtgcagacagaccttcgcaccgaggcctgtcctggtgaaaagcACCATGTTAGCGGATATAGTGGagaagctgaagaagactggactccaagctgctcctgctgatcactgctatgctggacctgaagatgtggcctgtgatgtctgcactgggaggaagctgaaagccctcaattcctgtctggtgtgtctggcttcttactgtgagaaacacctcCAGCCTCACTTTGAAtcaactacatttaaaaaacacaagctggtcgacccctccaagaagctccaggagaacatctgctctcgtcatgatgaggtgatgaagatattctgccgtactgatcagcagagtatctgttatctctgcactatggatgaacataaaggccacgtcacagtctcagctgcagcagaaaggactgagaggcagagagagctcgaggtgagtcgacaaaacatccagcagagaatccaggacagagagaaagatgtgaagctgcttcaacaggagaTGAAGgccgtcagtcgctctgctgataaagcagtggaggacagtgagaagatcttcactgagctgatctgtctcatccagaaaagaagctctgatgtgaagcagcagatcagatcccagcaggaaactgaagtgaatCGAGTCAAaaagcttcaggagaagctgaagcaggagatcactgagctgaagaggaaagacgctgaactgaagcagctctcacacacagaggatcacacccagtttctacacaactacccctcactgtcacaactcagtgcatctacagactcatccagcatcaatatccgtcctctgagatactttgaggatgtgacagcagctgtgtcagagctcagagatcaactacaggacatcctgagggagaaatggacaaacatctcactgacagtgactgaagtggacgttttactgccacaaccagaacccaagaccagagctgagttcttaaaatattcacgtgaaatcacactggatccaaacacagcataCACACAGCTTttattatctgaggggaacagaaaagcaacatccATGAGTCAAAAACAGTCTTATtctagtcacccagacagattcactggatattgtcaggtcctgagtagagagagtctgactggacgttgttactgggaggtggagtggagagggagaTGGGGATTGGGAGTTGgtgtagcagtcgcatacaagaatatcagcagagcaaGAGACTCTGATGAATGTGTATTTGGACGTAATAACAAATCTTGGTCTTTAAATTGTAACACTAACAGTTATACATTTTGGTTCAACAACATCCAAACTCCTGTCTCAGGTCCTcgttcctccagagtaggagtgtacctggatcacagagcaggtattctgtccttctacagtgtctctgaaaccatgactctcctccacagagtccagaccacattcactcagcctctctatgctggacttcGGCTTTATATtggagacacagctgagttgtgtaaactgaaatag